The proteins below come from a single Felis catus isolate Fca126 chromosome A1, F.catus_Fca126_mat1.0, whole genome shotgun sequence genomic window:
- the TSC22D1 gene encoding TSC22 domain family protein 1 isoform X3, protein MERSLGSRCQCRRRAPAVLREDPASLRARPRLVAGLTVPGAPPPPRSEPRRPGPSRGQRLLTEQPPRAQGLALEGRSGRRLRLRRRRRRNRAGRSVRSRFPPRRLEYKDYGAEGNCTRLLRPPVPDTMHQPPESTAAAAAAAADISARKMAHPAMFPRRGSGSGSASALNAAGTGVGSSATSSEDFPPPSLLQPPPPAASSTSGPQPPPPQSLNLLSQAQLQAQPLAPGGTQMKKKSGFQITSVTPAQISASISSNNSIAEDTESYDDLDESHTEDLSSSEILDVSLSRATDLGEPERSSSEETLNNFQEAETPGAVSPNQPHLPQPHLPHLPQQNVVINGNAHPHHLHHHHHIHHGHHLHHGHHHPSHAGVASTSIPGGPPSSPVSRKLSAAGSSDSVLAAAPTSAVSSGGSPASVMTNIRAPSTTGSIGISSVTGTNTMSNVTITAVGSFNPSVTSSILGNANINASNIPSAATVSVGPGVSSSVNVNILSGMGNGTISSSAVVNSAPSAAAGMTAGSLSGQQQPPTVNTSRFRVVKLDSSSEPFKKGRWTCTEFYEKENAVPAAEGVAINKVVETVKQNPTEVTSERESTSGSSVSSSVSTLSHYTESVGSGEMGAPTVVVQQQQQPALQGMALPQMDFSSTGPQSISAVSIPQSISQSQITQVQLQSQELSYPQKQGLQPVPLQATISAATGIQPSPVSVVGVTSALGQQPSISSLAQPQLPYSQTVPPVQAPLPGAPPQQLQYGQQQPTVSTQMVPGHGKSVAQNPSEYVQQQPILQTAVSSGQPSSAGVGAGATVIPTAQPQSIQLPVQPTAIQAQPAGASGQPVGQAQTAVSVVPTGSQIANIGQQANIPTAVQQPSTQVTPSVIQQGAPPSSQIVPPAQTAIIHQGVQTSASSLPQQLVIAPQSTLLTVPPQPQGVESVAQVVSQPLPAVSPLPSASSISVTSQVSSTGPSGMPSAPTNLVPPQNIAQTPATQNGNLVQSVSQPPLIASNINLPLAQQIPLSSTQFTAQSLAQAIGSQIEDARRPAEPSLVGLPQTISGDSGGMSAVSDGSSSSLAAPASLFPLKVLPLTTPLVDGEDESASLLPEVQGVILEPQIQPRPRRAFDVRGPLSPLNPWRQNIQLLERVGKDNKQISFNW, encoded by the exons ATGGAGCGGTCCCTGGGCTCCCGCTGCCAGTGCCGCCGCCGCGCCCCGGCCGTGCTCCGCGAGGACCCGGCGTCTCTGCGCGCCCGCCCGCGCCTCGTTGCTGGGCTCACCGTACCGggcgccccgccgccgccccgctcCGAGCCTCGCCGCCCCGGCCCCAGCCGCGGCCAGCGTTTGCTCACGGAACAGCCGCCGCGAGCCCAGGGG CTCGCCCTCGAAGGCAGGAGCGGCCGGCGCCTTcggctgaggaggaggagaaggaggaaccGCGCCGGGCGGAGCGTCAGGTCCCGTTTTCCTCCCCGGCGTCTTGAATACAAAGATTACGGTGCAGAAGGAAATTGCACTCGCCTCCTCCGCCCCCCGGTACCCGACACAATGCACCAGCCGCCTGAGTCCACCgccgcggcggccgcggccgCTGCAGACATTAGTGCTAGGAAGATGGCGCACCCGGCAATGTTCCCTAGAAGGGGCAGCGGTAGTGGCAGCGCCTCTGCTCTCAATGCAGCAGGTACCGGCGTTGGTAGTAGTGCCACATCTTCCGAGGATTTTCCGCCTCCGTCGCTGCTCCAGCCGCCACCTCCTGCAGCATCTTCTACGTCGGGACCACAGCCTCCGCCTCCACAAAGCCTGAACCTCCTCTCTCAGGCTCAGCTGCAGGCACAGCCTCTTGCGCCAGGCGGaactcaaatgaaaaagaaaagtggctTCCAGATAACTAGCGTTACCCCGGCGCAGATCTCCGCCAGCATCAGCTCTAACAACAGTATCGCAGAGGACACCGAGAGCTATGATGACCTGGATGAGTCTCACACGGAAGATCTGTCTTCTTCCGAGATCCTTGATGTGTCACTTTCCAGGGCTACTGACTTAGGGGAGCCTGAACGCAGCTCCTCAGAAGAGACTCTGAATAACTTCCAGGAAGCTGAGACACCTGGGGCAGTCTCTCCCAACCAGCCCCACCTTCCGCAGCCTCATTTGCCTCACCTTCCACAACAGAACGTTGTGATCAATGGGAATGCTCATCCACACcacctccatcaccaccatcacatcCATCATGGGCACCACCTACACCATGGGCACCACCATCCATCCCATGCTGGTGTGGCCAGTACATCCATTCCTGGAGGGCCACCCTCCAGTCCAGTATCCAGAAAACTCTCTGCAGCTGGAAGCTCTGACAGTGTTCTAGCAGCGGCCCCAACTTCTGCTGTATCATCGGGTGGCTCACCTGCATCTGTAATGACTAATATCCGTGCTCCAAGTACTACTGGCAGTATAGGTATAAGTTCTGTTACTGGCACTAATACAATGAGTAATGTCACCATTACTGCCGTGGGTAGTTTTAATCCTAGTGTGACAAGCAGCATACTTGGTAATGCTAATATAAATGCAAGCAATATTCCTAGTGCTGCTACTGTGAGTGTTGGGCCTGGAGTTAGCAGCAGTGTTAATGTGAATATCTTGAGTGGCATGGGCAATGGTACTATATCTTCCTCCGCTGTTGTTAACAGTGCCCCCAGTGCAGCTGCAGGGATGACTGCGGGGTCCCTTTCGGGTCAGCAGCAGCCACCAACAGTTAACACGTCAAGGTTCAGAGTTGTGAAGTTAGATTCTAGTTCTGAGCCCTTTAAAAAAGGCAGATGGACTTGCACCGAgttctatgaaaaagaaaatgctgtacCTGCTGCAGAAGGTGTGGCGATAAATAAAGTGGTGGAAACTGTAAAACAGAACCCGACAGAAGTGACTTCGGAGAGGGAGAGCACTAGTGGGAGTTCAGTGAGCAGTAGTGTCAGCACACTGAGTCACTACACGGAGAGTGTGGGAAGCGGAGAGATGGGAGCCCCTACTGTGGTGgtgcagcagcagcaacaaccaGCTCTTCAAGGTATGGCTCTTCCCCAGATGGATTTCAGTAGCACTGGTCCCCAGAGTATTTCAGCAGTTAGCATTCCACAGAGTATTTCTCAGTCACAGATCACGCAAGTACAATTACAGTCTCAAGAACTGAGCTATCCTCAAAAGCAAGGTCTTCAGCCAGTACCTCTACAGGCCACTATCAGCGCTGCAACTGGTATCCAGCCGTCACCTGTTAGTGTGGTTGGTGTAACTTCAGCTTTAGGTCAGCAGCCTTCCATTTCCAGTCTGGCTCAACCCCAACTACCGTATTCTCAGACGGTTCCTCCAGTGCAAGCTCCCCTTCCAGGAGCACCACCCCAACAGTTACAGTATGGACAACAGCAGCCGACTGTCTCTACCCAGATGGTCCCAGGCCATGGTAAATCTGTGGCTCAGAATCCTTCAGAGTATGTGCAGCAGCAGCCGATTCTTCAAACAGCAGTGTCCTCCGGACAGCCCAGTTCTGCAGGAGTGGGAGCAGGAGCGACAGTGATTCCTACGGCTCAGCCACAGAGTATCCAGCTGCCAGTGCAGCCCACGGCAATCCAAGCACAACCTGCGGGGGCATCTGGCCAGCCTGTTGGCCAGGCTCAAACAGCAGTATCTGTTGTACCTACTGGCAGTCAAATTGCAAATATCGGTCAACAAGCAAACATACCTACTGCAGTGCAGCAGCCCTCTACCCAAGTCACACCTTCGGTTATTCAGCAAGGTGCTCCTCCATCTTCACAAATAGTTCCACCTGCTCAAACTGCGATTATTCATCAGGGAGTTCAAACTAGTGCGTCAAGCCTTCCTCAACAATTGGTCATTGCACCCCAGAGTACCTTGTTAACTGTGCCTCCCCAGCCACAAGGAGTAGAATCGGTAGCTCAAGTTGTTTCGCAGCCGTTGCCTGCAGTTAGTCCTTTGCCCTCTGCTAGTAGTATTTCTGTTACAAGTCAGGTTAGTTCAACTGGTCCTTCTGGAATGCCTTCTGCCCCAACAAACTTGGTTCCACCACAGAATATAGCACAAACCCCTGCCACTCAAAATGGTAATTTGGTTCAAAGTGTTAGTCAACCTCCCTTGATAGCCAGTAACATAAATCTGCCTTTGGCACAACAGATACCACTAAGTTCTACTCAGTTCACTGCACAATCATTAGCTCAGGCAATTGGAAGCCAAATTGAAGATGCCAGGCGTCCAGCGGAACCCTCCTTAGTTGGCTTACCTCAGACTATCAGTGGTGACAGTGGGGGAATGTCAGCAGTTTCAGATGGGAGTAGCAGCAGCCTAGCAGCCCCTGCTTCTCTTTTCCCGTTGAAGGTGCTACCGCTGACGACACCCCTGGTGGATGGCGAGGATGAGAG
- the TSC22D1 gene encoding TSC22 domain family protein 1 isoform X4, with product MERSLGSRCQCRRRAPAVLREDPASLRARPRLVAGLTVPGAPPPPRSEPRRPGPSRGQRLLTEQPPRAQGLALEGRSGRRLRLRRRRRRNRAGRSVRSRFPPRRLEYKDYGAEGNCTRLLRPPVPDTMHQPPESTAAAAAAAADISARKMAHPAMFPRRGSGSGSASALNAAGTGVGSSATSSEDFPPPSLLQPPPPAASSTSGPQPPPPQSLNLLSQAQLQAQPLAPGGTQMKKKSGFQITSVTPAQISASISSNNSIAEDTESYDDLDESHTEDLSSSEILDVSLSRATDLGEPERSSSEETLNNFQEAETPGAVSPNQPHLPQPHLPHLPQQNVVINGNAHPHHLHHHHHIHHGHHLHHGHHHPSHAGVASTSIPGGPPSSPVSRKLSAAGSSDSVLAAAPTSAVSSGGSPASVMTNIRAPSTTGSIGISSVTGTNTMSNVTITAVGSFNPSVTSSILGNANINASNIPSAATVSVGPGVSSSVNVNILSGMGNGTISSSAVVNSAPSAAAGMTAGSLSGQQQPPTVNTSRFRVVKLDSSSEPFKKGRWTCTEFYEKENAVPAAEGVAINKVVETVKQNPTEVTSERESTSGSSVSSSVSTLSHYTESVGSGEMGAPTVVVQQQQQPALQGMALPQMDFSSTGPQSISAVSIPQSISQSQITQVQLQSQELSYPQKQGLQPVPLQATISAATGIQPSPVSVVGVTSALGQQPSISSLAQPQLPYSQTVPPVQAPLPGAPPQQLQYGQQQPTVSTQMVPGHGKSVAQNPSEYVQQQPILQTAVSSGQPSSAGVGAGATVIPTAQPQSIQLPVQPTAIQAQPAGASGQPVGQAQTAVSVVPTGSQIANIGQQANIPTAVQQPSTQVTPSVIQQGAPPSSQIVPPAQTAIIHQGVQTSASSLPQQLVIAPQSTLLTVPPQPQGVESVAQVVSQPLPAVSPLPSASSISVTSQVSSTGPSGMPSAPTNLVPPQNIAQTPATQNGNLVQSVSQPPLIASNINLPLAQQIPLSSTQFTAQSLAQAIGSQIEDARRPAEPSLVGLPQTISGDSGGMSAVSDGSSSSLAAPASLFPLKVLPLTTPLVDGEDESASLLPEVQGVILEPQIQPRPRRAFDVRGPLSPLNPWRQNIQLLERVGKDNKQVS from the exons ATGGAGCGGTCCCTGGGCTCCCGCTGCCAGTGCCGCCGCCGCGCCCCGGCCGTGCTCCGCGAGGACCCGGCGTCTCTGCGCGCCCGCCCGCGCCTCGTTGCTGGGCTCACCGTACCGggcgccccgccgccgccccgctcCGAGCCTCGCCGCCCCGGCCCCAGCCGCGGCCAGCGTTTGCTCACGGAACAGCCGCCGCGAGCCCAGGGG CTCGCCCTCGAAGGCAGGAGCGGCCGGCGCCTTcggctgaggaggaggagaaggaggaaccGCGCCGGGCGGAGCGTCAGGTCCCGTTTTCCTCCCCGGCGTCTTGAATACAAAGATTACGGTGCAGAAGGAAATTGCACTCGCCTCCTCCGCCCCCCGGTACCCGACACAATGCACCAGCCGCCTGAGTCCACCgccgcggcggccgcggccgCTGCAGACATTAGTGCTAGGAAGATGGCGCACCCGGCAATGTTCCCTAGAAGGGGCAGCGGTAGTGGCAGCGCCTCTGCTCTCAATGCAGCAGGTACCGGCGTTGGTAGTAGTGCCACATCTTCCGAGGATTTTCCGCCTCCGTCGCTGCTCCAGCCGCCACCTCCTGCAGCATCTTCTACGTCGGGACCACAGCCTCCGCCTCCACAAAGCCTGAACCTCCTCTCTCAGGCTCAGCTGCAGGCACAGCCTCTTGCGCCAGGCGGaactcaaatgaaaaagaaaagtggctTCCAGATAACTAGCGTTACCCCGGCGCAGATCTCCGCCAGCATCAGCTCTAACAACAGTATCGCAGAGGACACCGAGAGCTATGATGACCTGGATGAGTCTCACACGGAAGATCTGTCTTCTTCCGAGATCCTTGATGTGTCACTTTCCAGGGCTACTGACTTAGGGGAGCCTGAACGCAGCTCCTCAGAAGAGACTCTGAATAACTTCCAGGAAGCTGAGACACCTGGGGCAGTCTCTCCCAACCAGCCCCACCTTCCGCAGCCTCATTTGCCTCACCTTCCACAACAGAACGTTGTGATCAATGGGAATGCTCATCCACACcacctccatcaccaccatcacatcCATCATGGGCACCACCTACACCATGGGCACCACCATCCATCCCATGCTGGTGTGGCCAGTACATCCATTCCTGGAGGGCCACCCTCCAGTCCAGTATCCAGAAAACTCTCTGCAGCTGGAAGCTCTGACAGTGTTCTAGCAGCGGCCCCAACTTCTGCTGTATCATCGGGTGGCTCACCTGCATCTGTAATGACTAATATCCGTGCTCCAAGTACTACTGGCAGTATAGGTATAAGTTCTGTTACTGGCACTAATACAATGAGTAATGTCACCATTACTGCCGTGGGTAGTTTTAATCCTAGTGTGACAAGCAGCATACTTGGTAATGCTAATATAAATGCAAGCAATATTCCTAGTGCTGCTACTGTGAGTGTTGGGCCTGGAGTTAGCAGCAGTGTTAATGTGAATATCTTGAGTGGCATGGGCAATGGTACTATATCTTCCTCCGCTGTTGTTAACAGTGCCCCCAGTGCAGCTGCAGGGATGACTGCGGGGTCCCTTTCGGGTCAGCAGCAGCCACCAACAGTTAACACGTCAAGGTTCAGAGTTGTGAAGTTAGATTCTAGTTCTGAGCCCTTTAAAAAAGGCAGATGGACTTGCACCGAgttctatgaaaaagaaaatgctgtacCTGCTGCAGAAGGTGTGGCGATAAATAAAGTGGTGGAAACTGTAAAACAGAACCCGACAGAAGTGACTTCGGAGAGGGAGAGCACTAGTGGGAGTTCAGTGAGCAGTAGTGTCAGCACACTGAGTCACTACACGGAGAGTGTGGGAAGCGGAGAGATGGGAGCCCCTACTGTGGTGgtgcagcagcagcaacaaccaGCTCTTCAAGGTATGGCTCTTCCCCAGATGGATTTCAGTAGCACTGGTCCCCAGAGTATTTCAGCAGTTAGCATTCCACAGAGTATTTCTCAGTCACAGATCACGCAAGTACAATTACAGTCTCAAGAACTGAGCTATCCTCAAAAGCAAGGTCTTCAGCCAGTACCTCTACAGGCCACTATCAGCGCTGCAACTGGTATCCAGCCGTCACCTGTTAGTGTGGTTGGTGTAACTTCAGCTTTAGGTCAGCAGCCTTCCATTTCCAGTCTGGCTCAACCCCAACTACCGTATTCTCAGACGGTTCCTCCAGTGCAAGCTCCCCTTCCAGGAGCACCACCCCAACAGTTACAGTATGGACAACAGCAGCCGACTGTCTCTACCCAGATGGTCCCAGGCCATGGTAAATCTGTGGCTCAGAATCCTTCAGAGTATGTGCAGCAGCAGCCGATTCTTCAAACAGCAGTGTCCTCCGGACAGCCCAGTTCTGCAGGAGTGGGAGCAGGAGCGACAGTGATTCCTACGGCTCAGCCACAGAGTATCCAGCTGCCAGTGCAGCCCACGGCAATCCAAGCACAACCTGCGGGGGCATCTGGCCAGCCTGTTGGCCAGGCTCAAACAGCAGTATCTGTTGTACCTACTGGCAGTCAAATTGCAAATATCGGTCAACAAGCAAACATACCTACTGCAGTGCAGCAGCCCTCTACCCAAGTCACACCTTCGGTTATTCAGCAAGGTGCTCCTCCATCTTCACAAATAGTTCCACCTGCTCAAACTGCGATTATTCATCAGGGAGTTCAAACTAGTGCGTCAAGCCTTCCTCAACAATTGGTCATTGCACCCCAGAGTACCTTGTTAACTGTGCCTCCCCAGCCACAAGGAGTAGAATCGGTAGCTCAAGTTGTTTCGCAGCCGTTGCCTGCAGTTAGTCCTTTGCCCTCTGCTAGTAGTATTTCTGTTACAAGTCAGGTTAGTTCAACTGGTCCTTCTGGAATGCCTTCTGCCCCAACAAACTTGGTTCCACCACAGAATATAGCACAAACCCCTGCCACTCAAAATGGTAATTTGGTTCAAAGTGTTAGTCAACCTCCCTTGATAGCCAGTAACATAAATCTGCCTTTGGCACAACAGATACCACTAAGTTCTACTCAGTTCACTGCACAATCATTAGCTCAGGCAATTGGAAGCCAAATTGAAGATGCCAGGCGTCCAGCGGAACCCTCCTTAGTTGGCTTACCTCAGACTATCAGTGGTGACAGTGGGGGAATGTCAGCAGTTTCAGATGGGAGTAGCAGCAGCCTAGCAGCCCCTGCTTCTCTTTTCCCGTTGAAGGTGCTACCGCTGACGACACCCCTGGTGGATGGCGAGGATGAGAG
- the TSC22D1 gene encoding TSC22 domain family protein 1 isoform X1: MERSLGSRCQCRRRAPAVLREDPASLRARPRLVAGLTVPGAPPPPRSEPRRPGPSRGQRLLTEQPPRAQGLALEGRSGRRLRLRRRRRRNRAGRSVRSRFPPRRLEYKDYGAEGNCTRLLRPPVPDTMHQPPESTAAAAAAAADISARKMAHPAMFPRRGSGSGSASALNAAGTGVGSSATSSEDFPPPSLLQPPPPAASSTSGPQPPPPQSLNLLSQAQLQAQPLAPGGTQMKKKSGFQITSVTPAQISASISSNNSIAEDTESYDDLDESHTEDLSSSEILDVSLSRATDLGEPERSSSEETLNNFQEAETPGAVSPNQPHLPQPHLPHLPQQNVVINGNAHPHHLHHHHHIHHGHHLHHGHHHPSHAGVASTSIPGGPPSSPVSRKLSAAGSSDSVLAAAPTSAVSSGGSPASVMTNIRAPSTTGSIGISSVTGTNTMSNVTITAVGSFNPSVTSSILGNANINASNIPSAATVSVGPGVSSSVNVNILSGMGNGTISSSAVVNSAPSAAAGMTAGSLSGQQQPPTVNTSRFRVVKLDSSSEPFKKGRWTCTEFYEKENAVPAAEGVAINKVVETVKQNPTEVTSERESTSGSSVSSSVSTLSHYTESVGSGEMGAPTVVVQQQQQPALQGMALPQMDFSSTGPQSISAVSIPQSISQSQITQVQLQSQELSYPQKQGLQPVPLQATISAATGIQPSPVSVVGVTSALGQQPSISSLAQPQLPYSQTVPPVQAPLPGAPPQQLQYGQQQPTVSTQMVPGHGKSVAQNPSEYVQQQPILQTAVSSGQPSSAGVGAGATVIPTAQPQSIQLPVQPTAIQAQPAGASGQPVGQAQTAVSVVPTGSQIANIGQQANIPTAVQQPSTQVTPSVIQQGAPPSSQIVPPAQTAIIHQGVQTSASSLPQQLVIAPQSTLLTVPPQPQGVESVAQVVSQPLPAVSPLPSASSISVTSQVSSTGPSGMPSAPTNLVPPQNIAQTPATQNGNLVQSVSQPPLIASNINLPLAQQIPLSSTQFTAQSLAQAIGSQIEDARRPAEPSLVGLPQTISGDSGGMSAVSDGSSSSLAAPASLFPLKVLPLTTPLVDGEDESASLLPEVQGVILEPQIQPRPRRAFDVRGPLSPLNPWRQNIQLLERVGKDNKQVGAFHYLLGFIYRSECPSIAHLILLVYSLGSYKNQVGLQSVCFFLRMLTSAHSEKRPKIYLIFSPDN, from the exons ATGGAGCGGTCCCTGGGCTCCCGCTGCCAGTGCCGCCGCCGCGCCCCGGCCGTGCTCCGCGAGGACCCGGCGTCTCTGCGCGCCCGCCCGCGCCTCGTTGCTGGGCTCACCGTACCGggcgccccgccgccgccccgctcCGAGCCTCGCCGCCCCGGCCCCAGCCGCGGCCAGCGTTTGCTCACGGAACAGCCGCCGCGAGCCCAGGGG CTCGCCCTCGAAGGCAGGAGCGGCCGGCGCCTTcggctgaggaggaggagaaggaggaaccGCGCCGGGCGGAGCGTCAGGTCCCGTTTTCCTCCCCGGCGTCTTGAATACAAAGATTACGGTGCAGAAGGAAATTGCACTCGCCTCCTCCGCCCCCCGGTACCCGACACAATGCACCAGCCGCCTGAGTCCACCgccgcggcggccgcggccgCTGCAGACATTAGTGCTAGGAAGATGGCGCACCCGGCAATGTTCCCTAGAAGGGGCAGCGGTAGTGGCAGCGCCTCTGCTCTCAATGCAGCAGGTACCGGCGTTGGTAGTAGTGCCACATCTTCCGAGGATTTTCCGCCTCCGTCGCTGCTCCAGCCGCCACCTCCTGCAGCATCTTCTACGTCGGGACCACAGCCTCCGCCTCCACAAAGCCTGAACCTCCTCTCTCAGGCTCAGCTGCAGGCACAGCCTCTTGCGCCAGGCGGaactcaaatgaaaaagaaaagtggctTCCAGATAACTAGCGTTACCCCGGCGCAGATCTCCGCCAGCATCAGCTCTAACAACAGTATCGCAGAGGACACCGAGAGCTATGATGACCTGGATGAGTCTCACACGGAAGATCTGTCTTCTTCCGAGATCCTTGATGTGTCACTTTCCAGGGCTACTGACTTAGGGGAGCCTGAACGCAGCTCCTCAGAAGAGACTCTGAATAACTTCCAGGAAGCTGAGACACCTGGGGCAGTCTCTCCCAACCAGCCCCACCTTCCGCAGCCTCATTTGCCTCACCTTCCACAACAGAACGTTGTGATCAATGGGAATGCTCATCCACACcacctccatcaccaccatcacatcCATCATGGGCACCACCTACACCATGGGCACCACCATCCATCCCATGCTGGTGTGGCCAGTACATCCATTCCTGGAGGGCCACCCTCCAGTCCAGTATCCAGAAAACTCTCTGCAGCTGGAAGCTCTGACAGTGTTCTAGCAGCGGCCCCAACTTCTGCTGTATCATCGGGTGGCTCACCTGCATCTGTAATGACTAATATCCGTGCTCCAAGTACTACTGGCAGTATAGGTATAAGTTCTGTTACTGGCACTAATACAATGAGTAATGTCACCATTACTGCCGTGGGTAGTTTTAATCCTAGTGTGACAAGCAGCATACTTGGTAATGCTAATATAAATGCAAGCAATATTCCTAGTGCTGCTACTGTGAGTGTTGGGCCTGGAGTTAGCAGCAGTGTTAATGTGAATATCTTGAGTGGCATGGGCAATGGTACTATATCTTCCTCCGCTGTTGTTAACAGTGCCCCCAGTGCAGCTGCAGGGATGACTGCGGGGTCCCTTTCGGGTCAGCAGCAGCCACCAACAGTTAACACGTCAAGGTTCAGAGTTGTGAAGTTAGATTCTAGTTCTGAGCCCTTTAAAAAAGGCAGATGGACTTGCACCGAgttctatgaaaaagaaaatgctgtacCTGCTGCAGAAGGTGTGGCGATAAATAAAGTGGTGGAAACTGTAAAACAGAACCCGACAGAAGTGACTTCGGAGAGGGAGAGCACTAGTGGGAGTTCAGTGAGCAGTAGTGTCAGCACACTGAGTCACTACACGGAGAGTGTGGGAAGCGGAGAGATGGGAGCCCCTACTGTGGTGgtgcagcagcagcaacaaccaGCTCTTCAAGGTATGGCTCTTCCCCAGATGGATTTCAGTAGCACTGGTCCCCAGAGTATTTCAGCAGTTAGCATTCCACAGAGTATTTCTCAGTCACAGATCACGCAAGTACAATTACAGTCTCAAGAACTGAGCTATCCTCAAAAGCAAGGTCTTCAGCCAGTACCTCTACAGGCCACTATCAGCGCTGCAACTGGTATCCAGCCGTCACCTGTTAGTGTGGTTGGTGTAACTTCAGCTTTAGGTCAGCAGCCTTCCATTTCCAGTCTGGCTCAACCCCAACTACCGTATTCTCAGACGGTTCCTCCAGTGCAAGCTCCCCTTCCAGGAGCACCACCCCAACAGTTACAGTATGGACAACAGCAGCCGACTGTCTCTACCCAGATGGTCCCAGGCCATGGTAAATCTGTGGCTCAGAATCCTTCAGAGTATGTGCAGCAGCAGCCGATTCTTCAAACAGCAGTGTCCTCCGGACAGCCCAGTTCTGCAGGAGTGGGAGCAGGAGCGACAGTGATTCCTACGGCTCAGCCACAGAGTATCCAGCTGCCAGTGCAGCCCACGGCAATCCAAGCACAACCTGCGGGGGCATCTGGCCAGCCTGTTGGCCAGGCTCAAACAGCAGTATCTGTTGTACCTACTGGCAGTCAAATTGCAAATATCGGTCAACAAGCAAACATACCTACTGCAGTGCAGCAGCCCTCTACCCAAGTCACACCTTCGGTTATTCAGCAAGGTGCTCCTCCATCTTCACAAATAGTTCCACCTGCTCAAACTGCGATTATTCATCAGGGAGTTCAAACTAGTGCGTCAAGCCTTCCTCAACAATTGGTCATTGCACCCCAGAGTACCTTGTTAACTGTGCCTCCCCAGCCACAAGGAGTAGAATCGGTAGCTCAAGTTGTTTCGCAGCCGTTGCCTGCAGTTAGTCCTTTGCCCTCTGCTAGTAGTATTTCTGTTACAAGTCAGGTTAGTTCAACTGGTCCTTCTGGAATGCCTTCTGCCCCAACAAACTTGGTTCCACCACAGAATATAGCACAAACCCCTGCCACTCAAAATGGTAATTTGGTTCAAAGTGTTAGTCAACCTCCCTTGATAGCCAGTAACATAAATCTGCCTTTGGCACAACAGATACCACTAAGTTCTACTCAGTTCACTGCACAATCATTAGCTCAGGCAATTGGAAGCCAAATTGAAGATGCCAGGCGTCCAGCGGAACCCTCCTTAGTTGGCTTACCTCAGACTATCAGTGGTGACAGTGGGGGAATGTCAGCAGTTTCAGATGGGAGTAGCAGCAGCCTAGCAGCCCCTGCTTCTCTTTTCCCGTTGAAGGTGCTACCGCTGACGACACCCCTGGTGGATGGCGAGGATGAGAG